DNA from Stenotrophomonas bentonitica:
CAGCGCCAGCAGCGCCTGCACCTGGCTGCCGGCGGCGAGCACGGTGGCGCGGTAGCGGTCCGGGTGGCGCGCGATGACGTCCAGCGCGGACGCGCCGATCGAGCCGGTGGCACCGAACACGGCAACCCGGCGGGGGGCAGATGCGCTGTGCATGTCAGAACCCGAAGATTTCCTTGCCCAGCGCGAACACCGGCAGCGCGGCCAGCACGCCGTCGATGCGGTCCAGCACGCCGCCATGGCCCGGGATGATGTGGCCCGAGTCCTTGGCGCCGGCATGGCGCTTGATCAGGCTTTCGTACAGGTCGCCCAGCACCGAGGCGAACACGCTGACCACGGCGGTGATGACCAGGCCGACCACATGGTCCGGGCTGATGCCGGCGATCCAGCCGAACAGCAGCGCCACGGCGAGACCGGCCAGCATGCCGCCGGCCAGGCCTTCCCAGGTCTTGTTCGGGCTGATCCGCGGGGCCAGCTTGGTCCGGCCCAGGCTGCGCCCGGCGAAGTAGGCGCCCGAATCGGCCGCCCAGACGACTGCGAGCGCGGTCAGCAGCCACAGGTGGCCGTTGTCGCCGCTGGCGTGGATGAGCACCAGCGAGGCCCAGGCCGGCACGATCGCCAGGCTGCCGGCGAGCAGCTTGAGCGCGCGCGCCGGGCTGCCCGGTTCGGCGCCGAAGGTGAAGAAGCGCAGCCACAGCAGGGCCAGCAGCCACCAGCCGATACCGACCAGGGTGGCGATCTGGTACAGCACCATCGAGCCGGCGTCGGCCCACACGATGAGCACCATCAGCACCAGGTTCAGCACCAGCAGCACGGTGCGCGCCAGGGTGTCTTCCACATCGGCCAGCTTCAGCCATTCCCACAGGCCGATCAGGAACACGGCGGCGGCGGCGGCGGCCAGCCACTGGGTGGGCAGCAGCAGGATGGCCGCGATGGCGAGCGGCGCCATGATCAGCGCGGCGATGACTCGGGTCTTGGTCATGGGGTCGAGGTCTCGGTGGCCAGGGCGGCGATCTGGGCACTGGTCAGGCCGAAGCGGCGTTCACGCACAGCGTAGGCGTCCAGCGCCTGCTGCAGGATGGCGGCGTCGAACTCGGGCCACAGCACCTCGGTGAACCACAGTTCGGTATAGGCCAGCTGCCACAGCAGGAAGTTGCTGACGCGGGTGTCGCCGCCGGTGCGAATGAACAGGTCCGGCGCCGGCAGGTCGGCCAGGGCGACGCGGCTGCCGAGCAGCGCTTCGTCGATCTGGTCGGGCAGCAGGCGACCGGCCGCGACCTCGGCGGCCAGTTCGCGTGCGGCGCGGGCGATGTCCTGGCGGCCGCCATAGCTGGCGGCGATGCTCAGGGTGAGGGTGGTGTTGCCGGCGGTACGCTGCTCGGCGAGCTGCATGCGGCTGACCAGCCCGGGCCCGAAGCGCTCGCGTTCGCCGATGAAGCGCACGCGCACGCCGCGGCGGTGGAGTTCATCCACCTCGCGGTCCAGGGCATTGAGGAACAGCTTCATCAGCGCGTCGACTTCGTCGCTCGGCCGGCCCCAGTTTTCGCTGGAGAAGGCGAACAGCGTGAGCGCGGCGATGCCGCGCTCCAGGCAGAAGTCGATGGTGCGGTTGACCGCGCGCGCGCCGGCACGATGGCCGATCACGCGCGGACGGCGCCGCTTCTGCGCCCAGCGGCCGTTGCCATCCATGATGATGGCAACGTGGCGGGGCACGGCGGAGGACGCTGGATGGGTCGGGGCCTGGGACATGGGGCTCAGACCTGCATCAGTTCCTTTTCCTTGTCGGCCACGACACTGTCGACGTCCTTGATGGCCTTGTCGGTCAGCTTCTGGATGTCGTCTTCGCCGCGCTTCTTGTCGTCTTCGCTGATCGCCTTGTCCTTGATCAGCGCAGCGATCGCCTTGTTGGCGTCCTGGCGGATGTTGCGCACGGCGATCTTGGCGCCTTCGCCTTCCTTCTGCACCTGCTTGCCCAGCTCGCGGCGACGTTCTTCGGTCGGCGGCGGCAGGTTGAGGCGGATCACGGTGCCGGAGACGTTCGGGGTCAGGCCCAGGTCGGAGGCGTAGATGGCCTTCTCGACGTCCTTGATCATGCCCTTGTCGAACACGGTGATGACCAGCGAGATGCCTTCGGACACGGAGATCGAGGCGACCTGGTTCAACGGCACTTCGCTGCCGTAGGCACGGACCGAAACGCGGTCCAGCAGCGACGGCGAAGCGCGCCCGGTGCGGATGGAGGTGAGGGAGTGCTTCAGAGCATCGATGCTCTTTGCCATGCGCGTCTGCGCGTCCTGCTTGATATCGTTGAGCATCGCCCGAATCCTGGATGTCACTGGGAATCGGGCGATTATATCCCCTCTCAGGCGTTGTCGCGGCCCCGGACCAGGGTGCCGATGTTATCGCCGTGCAGGATCTTCAGCAGTTCGCCCGGCTGGCCCATGTCGAACACGCGCAGCGGCAGGTCGCTGTCGCGGGCCAGGGCGAAGGCGGCGGTGTCCATCACTTCCAGCCCACGGCGGATCACTTCGTCGTAGCTCAGGCTGTCGAAACGGACCGCATCGCTGTACTTGTTGGGGTCCTTGTCGTACACGCCGTCGACCTTGGTGGCCTTCAGCAGCAGGTCCGCGCCGATCTCGATGGCGCGCAGCGCGGCACCGGAGTCGGTGGTGAAGAACGGGCTGCCGACGCCGGCGGCGAAGATCACCAGGCGGCCCTTTTCCAGGTGGCGGATGGCGCGGCGGCGGATGTAGTCCTCGCACACGTCGTTGATCTTGATCGCGCTCATCACCCGGGCCTTGGCGCCCAGCTTCTCCAGCGCGTCCTGCATGGCCAGCGCGTTGATCACCGTGGCCAGCATGCCCATCTGGTCGCCGGTGACCCGGTCCATGCCACCGGCCGCCAGGCCGGCGCCGCGGAAGATGTTGCCGCCGCCGATGACCAGCGCCACTTCGGCACCGGCCTGCTGGGCTTCGATCACTTCACGCGCCAGGCGATTGATCACCTTGGGGTCGATGCCATAGTCCTCGTCTCCCATCAGCGCCTCCCCGGAAACTTTCAGCAGGATGCGGCGATAGGTGAGATTGGACATGGTGGCCTCTGGATGCGTGGAAAACGCGGGAATTCTACTGGAAGCGGCGACGCTCGGCGTGGAATTTTTGTTGCGCTGCGGCGGAGGCCCGCCACAGCGCCCGGAGCCCGGTCGCTGACCCCCTTCAGGCCGGCGTGGGGCTGGGCGAACGCGCGATCACGCGGTTGCGCCCCAGGTTCTTGGAACGGTAAAGCACGTCGTCGGCGGCCTTCAACAGGTCCTGAACATCGGCAAAACGCTCATAGCCGCCCTGGGTGGCTACGCCCGCGGAGAAGGTGACGAACAGCGGGCCGCTGGCCACCTCGGCCATCGGCGTGTTGACGATGCTGGCCAGCACCCGGCGCACCACTTCCAGCGCCACCGGCTCGGTGGTGTTGGGCAGCAGCGCGATGAACTCCTCGCCGCCGAAGCGGGCCACGGTGTCGCTGTTGCGCAGGTGTTCCTGCAGCTTGCCGGCGAAGGCCCGCAGCACCTGGTCGCCGAGCAGGTGGCCGTGCGCGTCGTTGATCTTCTTGAAATCGTCCAGGTCGATGAACGCCACCGACAGCGGCCAGCCATGCCGGGTGGCGCGCAGGAACTCCTGCTCCAGCACCGCCTCCAGCTGGCGGCGGTTGAGCACGCCGGTGAGCGCGTCGCGGTGGGCCTGCTCGGCCAGCCGGTTGGCGCGCGCCTCGAACTCGTCGGCGCGCTGCCGGGCCAGGGCGGCGTCCTGCATTTCACGCAGGTTGCGCAGGGTCGCCAGCTCTTGGGCATGGTCGATCAGCTGCTGCACCCGGGACGGTGAAATCAGGGTGGTTTCAAACAGCGCGCTGATCTCCGGCAGGGCTTCGCCGATCCGGGCCAGCACCTGGTCGAACTGCGCGCTGTCCAGCTGCAGGGCCTCGTTGACCTGCTGAAGGGCCTTTTCGCGCGCGGCGTCGGCGTCAGCGCTGAGCCAGATGTCCGCGACCGCCCCGGACAGGGCCACGCAGGTCTGGAAGGTGTCCTCGGGGGTGGCTGGCGCCTCGCTGTGCGCGATCGCCTCGACCAGGTAGCGCGGCAGGTCCCACTGTTCGGCCATCCATGCGCCGACCTCGGCGTGGTTGCAGTCCAGCTGTTCCCGCTCCAGCGCCAGCAGCTCGTCGTTGTCGCGGGCCTCGCGCAGCAGCGGCAGGTAGCGGTCCGGCTCGCTCTGGGCCAGCACCAGCACCCCGATGTCCTGCAGCAGGCCGGCCAGCATCAGCTCCTCGGCCTTGCGCAGGCCGCGCGCCTGGCCCAGCAGGCTGGCCGCCAGCGCGCTCAGGATGCTGCGCCGCCAGGCCCGTGCACGCACGTCCTGGCCCTGGCCGGTGGCGGCCAGGTTCTGGGTGACGGTGAAGCCCAGCGCCAGGCTGATGGTCGCGTTCAGGCCCAGCATGGTCAGCGCCTGGCCCAGGTTCTCGATCCGGCGACGGCTGGCATACAGCGGCGAATTGGCGATGCGCAACATGCGCGCGCTGAGCGCCATGTCGATGGCGATCACGTCCGCGGCCGTGGTGATGTCCGTTTCCGGATCCTGCGCCAGTTCGATGATGCGCAGCGCGATACCGGGCGGCGAGGGCAGATTGCGGCAGAGCGCCAGGACGGCTGTCAGCTCGGGAGGCATGATGGGAATACTGAAGTGATGTGGCAAGAATACATGGAGTGCGTCACAGTTTTGAGTGCCGGCTCTTGCGCAGGACAATGACCTCTTAGGTACCACATTCGCCACCGAATGGGCGAGTGCCACCCGCTGCGCAGTACCATTCGCCTTCCCGAAAACACGGATATGGCCACATGGCAGTGAGAACCCTCAGCGAATTCCTTTCCAGCACGCGCGAAAAAAACCTCAGCGCCGACGCCTTCGAACTGGAAAGCCCGCACCTGCTCGAAGTCCGCGTCAACGGCCTGGTCTGGGCCAAGGCCGGCTCCATGGTCGCGCGCAAGGGCGCGGTCAAGTTCACCCGCCAGGGCATCCTTGAACAGGGCCTGGGCACCCTGCTCAAGAAAATGGTCAGTGGTGAAGGCCTGCAGCTGATGAAGATCGAAGGGCAGGGCCGCGCCTATCTGGCGGACGCCGGCAAGCAGGTCACCCTGCTGCGCCTGGCCGGCGAGTCGATCTTCGTCAACGGCAACGACGTGCTCGCCTTCGAGACCGGGATCGA
Protein-coding regions in this window:
- a CDS encoding phosphatidate cytidylyltransferase, giving the protein MTKTRVIAALIMAPLAIAAILLLPTQWLAAAAAAVFLIGLWEWLKLADVEDTLARTVLLVLNLVLMVLIVWADAGSMVLYQIATLVGIGWWLLALLWLRFFTFGAEPGSPARALKLLAGSLAIVPAWASLVLIHASGDNGHLWLLTALAVVWAADSGAYFAGRSLGRTKLAPRISPNKTWEGLAGGMLAGLAVALLFGWIAGISPDHVVGLVITAVVSVFASVLGDLYESLIKRHAGAKDSGHIIPGHGGVLDRIDGVLAALPVFALGKEIFGF
- the uppS gene encoding polyprenyl diphosphate synthase, whose amino-acid sequence is MSQAPTHPASSAVPRHVAIIMDGNGRWAQKRRRPRVIGHRAGARAVNRTIDFCLERGIAALTLFAFSSENWGRPSDEVDALMKLFLNALDREVDELHRRGVRVRFIGERERFGPGLVSRMQLAEQRTAGNTTLTLSIAASYGGRQDIARAARELAAEVAAGRLLPDQIDEALLGSRVALADLPAPDLFIRTGGDTRVSNFLLWQLAYTELWFTEVLWPEFDAAILQQALDAYAVRERRFGLTSAQIAALATETSTP
- the frr gene encoding ribosome recycling factor, producing MLNDIKQDAQTRMAKSIDALKHSLTSIRTGRASPSLLDRVSVRAYGSEVPLNQVASISVSEGISLVITVFDKGMIKDVEKAIYASDLGLTPNVSGTVIRLNLPPPTEERRRELGKQVQKEGEGAKIAVRNIRQDANKAIAALIKDKAISEDDKKRGEDDIQKLTDKAIKDVDSVVADKEKELMQV
- the pyrH gene encoding UMP kinase — protein: MSNLTYRRILLKVSGEALMGDEDYGIDPKVINRLAREVIEAQQAGAEVALVIGGGNIFRGAGLAAGGMDRVTGDQMGMLATVINALAMQDALEKLGAKARVMSAIKINDVCEDYIRRRAIRHLEKGRLVIFAAGVGSPFFTTDSGAALRAIEIGADLLLKATKVDGVYDKDPNKYSDAVRFDSLSYDEVIRRGLEVMDTAAFALARDSDLPLRVFDMGQPGELLKILHGDNIGTLVRGRDNA
- a CDS encoding GGDEF domain-containing protein gives rise to the protein MPPELTAVLALCRNLPSPPGIALRIIELAQDPETDITTAADVIAIDMALSARMLRIANSPLYASRRRIENLGQALTMLGLNATISLALGFTVTQNLAATGQGQDVRARAWRRSILSALAASLLGQARGLRKAEELMLAGLLQDIGVLVLAQSEPDRYLPLLREARDNDELLALEREQLDCNHAEVGAWMAEQWDLPRYLVEAIAHSEAPATPEDTFQTCVALSGAVADIWLSADADAAREKALQQVNEALQLDSAQFDQVLARIGEALPEISALFETTLISPSRVQQLIDHAQELATLRNLREMQDAALARQRADEFEARANRLAEQAHRDALTGVLNRRQLEAVLEQEFLRATRHGWPLSVAFIDLDDFKKINDAHGHLLGDQVLRAFAGKLQEHLRNSDTVARFGGEEFIALLPNTTEPVALEVVRRVLASIVNTPMAEVASGPLFVTFSAGVATQGGYERFADVQDLLKAADDVLYRSKNLGRNRVIARSPSPTPA
- a CDS encoding AIM24 family protein, yielding MAVRTLSEFLSSTREKNLSADAFELESPHLLEVRVNGLVWAKAGSMVARKGAVKFTRQGILEQGLGTLLKKMVSGEGLQLMKIEGQGRAYLADAGKQVTLLRLAGESIFVNGNDVLAFETGIESKITMMRRVAGMLSGGLFNMRLSGHGIVAITSHYEPLTLPVSAQGGPVFTDPNATVAWSGTLTPEIVTDMSLGTLVGRGSGETLQLKFAGEGWVVVQPYEEVTFQSKP